Proteins encoded together in one uncultured Methanobrevibacter sp. window:
- a CDS encoding 4Fe-4S binding protein, producing MPKHIASGLKYLAAVKLKDAGASHQEIADQLGVDRSTISHYLNGRNLSWNSIDVARTITELSPPDFLKMAEAIFDEPEQSRKIVNICRERDFEVIIEDSCIGCGLCVNACTMKAIKLESLQAHADSIQCCGCELCSDDCPTNSIKILEIEYD from the coding sequence ATGCCGAAACATATTGCATCTGGTCTGAAATATTTGGCTGCGGTCAAGTTGAAAGATGCAGGGGCAAGTCATCAAGAAATTGCTGACCAGCTTGGTGTTGACAGGTCTACCATATCACACTATCTGAATGGCAGAAACCTCTCTTGGAACTCCATTGACGTTGCAAGGACAATAACCGAGTTGTCACCCCCGGATTTCTTGAAAATGGCCGAGGCAATATTTGACGAACCAGAACAGAGTCGAAAAATTGTGAATATTTGCAGAGAAAGAGATTTCGAAGTAATTATAGAAGATTCCTGTATTGGTTGCGGCTTATGTGTAAATGCATGTACAATGAAAGCTATTAAATTAGAATCATTGCAAGCGCATGCAGACTCCATACAATGTTGTGGCTGCGAGCTTTGTAGCGACGATTGCCCAACTAATTCTATAAAAATTTTGGAGATTGAATATGATTAG
- a CDS encoding formylmethanofuran dehydrogenase subunit B: MTYEPPVTDYDHIVENCTCAFCGCNCDDLDYLVKDGHVVAVRHACRLGASKIMEDMDQRLLVPMIRDENGELKEVDWDTALDKAAEYIANSVRPVFYGWSETSTECMKEGVALGEYIGAVLDNQATICHGPSLQAVQNAGYPIQTLGEVQNRADMIVYSGSNAMNSHPRHLARYAAFCRGYFRQRGRFDRTVVTMDPKFSDTAKCSDKWIGFEQNGDYGFYNAIRAVLRGKELYQDVISGIPKEDIYELAEEMKNAEFGVLFFGLGLTHTLSKQRNIDIAIKMVQDLNKYSKWGLTPMRGHFNVNGFNIFMAFECGFAFGVDYARGYPRYMMGETNTIDLLVRKEPDCFMVIAADPGAHFPNGANQHLANIPVIQIDIHWGPSTELADVVLPGSFIAVECAGTSYRMDGVPIYMKKAIDKPETCRDDEWIVRELKERVMKLREEPNVAPKYVPNPNAL; encoded by the coding sequence ATGACTTATGAACCACCTGTAACTGATTATGATCACATTGTTGAAAATTGTACCTGTGCGTTCTGTGGTTGTAACTGTGACGACTTAGACTACTTAGTTAAAGACGGTCACGTAGTTGCTGTAAGACACGCATGCAGATTAGGGGCAAGTAAAATTATGGAAGATATGGATCAAAGATTACTTGTTCCAATGATTAGGGATGAAAACGGAGAACTCAAAGAAGTTGACTGGGATACCGCTTTAGACAAAGCTGCTGAATACATCGCTAATTCCGTAAGACCAGTATTCTACGGTTGGTCTGAAACTTCAACTGAATGTATGAAAGAAGGAGTAGCATTAGGTGAATACATCGGTGCAGTATTAGATAACCAAGCTACTATCTGTCACGGACCTTCTCTCCAAGCTGTGCAAAACGCAGGTTACCCTATTCAAACTTTAGGGGAAGTTCAAAACAGAGCAGACATGATTGTTTATTCTGGAAGTAACGCTATGAACTCTCACCCAAGACACTTAGCAAGATACGCTGCTTTCTGTCGTGGATACTTCAGACAAAGAGGAAGATTCGACAGAACCGTTGTTACCATGGACCCTAAATTCTCCGATACCGCTAAATGTTCAGACAAATGGATTGGATTTGAACAAAACGGAGACTACGGTTTCTACAACGCTATTAGAGCAGTTCTCAGAGGAAAAGAATTATACCAAGACGTAATTTCCGGTATTCCTAAAGAAGACATTTACGAATTAGCAGAAGAAATGAAAAACGCAGAATTCGGTGTTCTCTTCTTCGGTTTAGGTTTAACCCACACATTATCAAAACAAAGAAACATTGATATTGCTATTAAAATGGTTCAAGACTTAAACAAATACAGTAAATGGGGTCTTACTCCAATGAGAGGTCACTTTAACGTAAACGGATTCAACATTTTCATGGCATTCGAATGTGGATTCGCTTTCGGTGTAGACTATGCTAGAGGTTACCCAAGATATATGATGGGTGAAACCAACACTATCGATTTATTAGTAAGGAAAGAACCAGACTGTTTCATGGTTATTGCAGCTGACCCTGGTGCTCACTTCCCTAACGGAGCAAACCAACACTTAGCTAACATTCCTGTTATTCAAATCGATATTCACTGGGGACCATCTACCGAACTTGCTGATGTTGTATTACCAGGTTCATTCATTGCTGTAGAATGTGCTGGTACCAGTTATCGTATGGATGGAGTTCCTATCTACATGAAAAAAGCAATCGACAAACCAGAAACCTGTCGTGACGACGAATGGATTGTCCGTGAATTGAAAGAAAGAGTAATGAAACTCAGAGAAGAGCCAAACGTAGCTCCAAAATATGTGCCAAATCCAAATGCACTATAA
- a CDS encoding ferredoxin family protein has translation MELKVNQDNCLGCGICVIACPVNAAISPENAGGNGAKTEEVIMMVENGFIKLFSPEKCEECGTCQMFCPVNAIWLE, from the coding sequence ATGGAACTTAAAGTTAATCAAGATAATTGTTTAGGATGCGGGATTTGTGTAATCGCATGTCCTGTTAATGCTGCTATCAGTCCAGAAAATGCTGGTGGTAACGGTGCAAAGACTGAAGAAGTTATTATGATGGTAGAAAACGGATTCATCAAACTTTTCAGTCCTGAAAAATGTGAAGAATGTGGAACATGTCAAATGTTTTGCCCAGTAAATGCTATATGGTTAGAATAG
- the mobB gene encoding molybdopterin-guanine dinucleotide biosynthesis protein B produces MKIVSIVGKKNTGKTSLTIKVIEELKKRGYNVASIKHSHHSIEMDKENTDTWRHKQAGANLVVGVGSTTFFNSRSEMDLNRILYLIKHMGDFDFVIIEGFKKYNYPKIITSPDVRDEYTIAEIDSFTITPEGVSELADLIEKRGHDIVDTLFANNCGFNNGETIASEIRNGNLSVEDLDKTHSYLSIDGKVVGLNRFVSKYLKESVIGVINTLNLNDFGVEDIGKIELLIPNENTAQNPTDADCSIQINDKGLDINAFTKNIVSNSVKGMVSSIKTEDDVRLIEAEITDIGENLENASIALKTNGHDVELNAFTQGILKETIYAIVSSLKIDEDILKITIKVEER; encoded by the coding sequence ATGAAAATTGTATCTATAGTTGGTAAAAAAAATACGGGAAAGACTTCACTGACAATAAAAGTTATTGAAGAACTGAAAAAAAGAGGCTATAATGTGGCCTCAATCAAGCACTCTCACCATTCTATAGAAATGGATAAGGAAAACACCGACACCTGGAGACACAAACAGGCCGGTGCAAATCTGGTTGTAGGAGTTGGATCAACAACATTCTTCAACTCCAGAAGCGAAATGGACCTTAACCGAATCCTGTATTTGATCAAACATATGGGCGATTTTGATTTCGTGATAATCGAGGGATTCAAAAAATACAACTATCCCAAAATCATAACCTCTCCCGACGTGCGAGACGAATACACCATCGCAGAAATCGATTCATTTACAATTACTCCCGAAGGCGTAAGTGAACTTGCAGACCTTATTGAGAAAAGGGGCCATGACATTGTAGATACACTGTTTGCAAACAACTGCGGATTCAACAACGGTGAGACAATCGCTTCAGAGATAAGAAACGGCAATTTAAGTGTTGAAGATTTGGACAAGACCCACAGTTACCTCTCAATAGACGGCAAGGTGGTTGGCCTCAACCGTTTTGTAAGCAAATACCTGAAGGAAAGTGTAATAGGCGTGATAAACACCCTTAACCTTAATGATTTTGGAGTTGAGGATATCGGCAAAATCGAACTGCTCATTCCAAATGAAAACACCGCCCAAAATCCGACAGATGCAGACTGCAGCATTCAGATAAATGACAAGGGTCTTGACATCAACGCATTTACAAAAAACATCGTTTCCAATTCCGTAAAGGGAATGGTAAGCTCAATAAAAACCGAGGATGATGTCAGGCTCATCGAAGCCGAGATAACCGATATCGGGGAGAATCTGGAAAACGCAAGCATTGCACTCAAGACCAACGGACATGACGTTGAACTCAATGCCTTCACACAGGGAATACTTAAGGAGACAATATATGCAATTGTTTCATCCCTTAAAATCGATGAAGACATCCTTAAAATAACAATTAAAGTGGAAGAAAGATAA
- a CDS encoding Coenzyme F420 hydrogenase/dehydrogenase, beta subunit C-terminal domain: MIRDVYDLDPKDVVKEEIAKGKLIMETADGEKAFKIDELEEQGMGRRENCQRCNLKIPSNADLALGNWGVIGPLAGKATFVEVFSETGADVLGKVIEAGLIATEEPNPKGVKIRENINNFMLKESQAKKDIDYAGTTGDIIDVFYQYEDEFSKCMKCYGCREACPLCFCEDCCLEAEGPEWVPGGYTPAAPFFHLTRMVHMVDACTNCGQCSEVCPCEIPVAKVWSTVNNKVREIYGYIPGMGSDDPLPFTDHVSKAKWL; encoded by the coding sequence ATGATTAGAGATGTATACGATTTAGATCCTAAAGACGTTGTCAAAGAAGAAATCGCTAAAGGTAAACTCATCATGGAAACTGCTGACGGCGAAAAAGCTTTCAAAATCGATGAATTAGAAGAACAAGGTATGGGTAGAAGAGAAAACTGTCAAAGATGTAATCTCAAAATCCCTTCCAATGCTGACTTAGCTTTAGGTAACTGGGGAGTTATCGGTCCTTTAGCAGGAAAAGCTACTTTTGTTGAAGTATTCTCAGAAACTGGTGCTGACGTTTTAGGTAAAGTAATTGAAGCAGGTTTAATTGCTACCGAAGAACCAAATCCAAAAGGTGTCAAAATCAGAGAAAACATTAACAACTTCATGTTAAAAGAATCCCAAGCTAAAAAAGACATCGATTACGCAGGAACTACCGGAGACATCATCGACGTATTCTACCAATACGAAGACGAATTCTCTAAATGTATGAAATGTTACGGCTGTCGTGAAGCATGTCCATTATGTTTCTGTGAAGACTGCTGTCTCGAAGCTGAAGGTCCTGAATGGGTACCTGGTGGATACACTCCTGCTGCACCATTCTTCCACTTAACCCGTATGGTGCACATGGTTGACGCATGTACTAACTGTGGTCAATGTTCCGAAGTATGTCCATGTGAAATCCCTGTAGCTAAAGTATGGAGTACTGTAAACAACAAAGTTAGAGAAATCTACGGATACATCCCAGGTATGGGCAGTGACGACCCACTTCCATTTACCGACCACGTATCCAAAGCTAAATGGTTATAA
- the fwdF gene encoding tungsten-dependent formylmethanofuran dehydrogenase subunit FwdF: MIRNLKEVKDNNFDITRSAEEVRNLSFNDHVCLGCGICESTCPVEAITLNAIAVDARHRISNDVYFSGHEKIAQNFKDDFDVQRISIDESKCVLCGMCSGLCPVDALVLTIDGTPIKEIDAYPHYNAFSEIDDDECIYCKRCEIACPRDAIVIERVLPDRADLVTGEIQVDDDECIYCGVCEELCPAEAIVVDKETGKESIVIDKDACVYCLVCKKACPTNAIKAVCRSCSYGEYDLDPAKAVVKGNSIIDSELCVFCGWCEGVCPTDAAKHKKPFQGTIEIDDDKCQACGACVDICGCNALAFPVSSGSGSRMEHVIANGDYCVKCKACAKACPNGAITVTRTEIDHTPINSTTWKEALDAIKD, encoded by the coding sequence ATGATTAGAAATTTAAAAGAGGTTAAAGACAACAACTTTGACATTACAAGATCTGCTGAAGAAGTCAGAAACTTGTCTTTCAACGACCATGTATGTTTAGGTTGTGGGATTTGTGAATCTACTTGTCCTGTCGAAGCAATTACCTTAAACGCAATTGCTGTAGACGCACGTCACAGAATCTCTAACGACGTATACTTCAGTGGTCACGAAAAGATCGCTCAAAACTTCAAAGATGACTTTGATGTTCAAAGAATAAGCATTGACGAAAGTAAATGTGTATTATGTGGTATGTGCTCCGGATTATGTCCTGTTGATGCATTAGTATTAACTATTGACGGCACACCTATCAAAGAAATTGATGCATACCCTCATTACAACGCTTTCTCAGAAATCGATGATGATGAATGTATTTACTGTAAAAGATGTGAAATCGCATGTCCACGTGACGCTATTGTCATTGAAAGAGTTTTACCAGACCGTGCAGACTTAGTAACTGGTGAAATCCAAGTTGACGATGATGAATGTATTTACTGTGGCGTATGTGAAGAATTATGTCCTGCAGAAGCAATTGTCGTTGATAAAGAAACTGGTAAAGAATCAATCGTTATCGACAAAGATGCATGTGTTTACTGTTTAGTATGTAAAAAAGCTTGTCCTACCAACGCTATCAAAGCAGTATGTAGATCATGCAGCTATGGAGAATACGACTTAGATCCTGCAAAAGCTGTAGTAAAAGGAAACTCCATCATTGACTCAGAACTCTGTGTATTCTGTGGCTGGTGTGAAGGAGTATGTCCAACTGACGCAGCAAAACACAAAAAACCATTCCAAGGTACAATCGAAATTGACGATGATAAATGTCAAGCTTGTGGAGCTTGTGTTGATATTTGTGGTTGTAATGCTTTAGCATTCCCAGTATCATCCGGTTCTGGTTCCAGAATGGAACACGTTATTGCAAACGGTGACTACTGTGTAAAATGTAAAGCATGTGCAAAAGCATGTCCTAACGGTGCAATTACTGTAACCAGAACTGAAATCGATCACACACCTATTAACTCAACTACCTGGAAAGAAGCTTTAGACGCAATTAAAGATTAG
- a CDS encoding molybdopterin dinucleotide binding domain-containing protein, which produces MHYANTYLEKPVVPDVKITGEGTTDVLKCMLNTGSDIYQGACKKRGSTLKEEYKNASGTCYMDPRDMAKLGVNNWDTVLVKTDFGEVVVNCAVSRDAPHEGTVFICKGPWANTIVSHDTYCCSDPTYKGIRCTVEKTDRKVLLMADLMRWVYKKYVDEEDDDVVENMESLGELPVYHGRKWEELIDHDL; this is translated from the coding sequence ATGCATTATGCTAATACTTATTTAGAAAAACCTGTAGTGCCTGATGTAAAAATTACTGGTGAAGGAACAACCGATGTATTAAAATGTATGTTAAACACCGGTTCCGACATCTACCAAGGTGCTTGTAAAAAAAGAGGATCCACCTTAAAAGAAGAATACAAAAACGCTTCTGGTACCTGCTACATGGATCCAAGAGATATGGCAAAATTAGGTGTAAACAACTGGGATACCGTACTTGTAAAAACCGATTTCGGTGAAGTTGTAGTAAACTGTGCAGTATCAAGAGATGCACCTCACGAAGGAACTGTATTCATTTGTAAAGGACCATGGGCTAACACTATTGTAAGTCACGACACTTACTGCTGTTCTGACCCAACCTACAAAGGAATCAGATGTACTGTCGAAAAAACCGACAGAAAAGTATTACTCATGGCAGACTTAATGAGATGGGTATACAAAAAATACGTTGATGAAGAAGATGACGATGTTGTTGAAAACATGGAATCTTTAGGTGAATTACCTGTTTATCACGGACGTAAATGGGAGGAGTTGATTGACCATGACTTATGA
- the moaA gene encoding GTP 3',8-cyclase MoaA, with amino-acid sequence MLENVVRDKYERPILSLRITLTNRCNVNCLYCHHDGMVKSSEEMTADELYTICKIAKKIGVRKIRLSGGEPLLKKDIVEIVEKIASLDFKDISMTTNGILLEKYAQDLKDAGLDRVNVSLDTLDRETFEFITKKDYLEDAKRGILKAVEVGLYPVKINMVIMKDINQNEIDDMFKFCKENDIVLQLIELIESENCEDDKFSADYHYNLDEIEKELADIADDVREREFMQGRKKYYIDGGEIEVVKPVDNAKFCAKCSRLRITPDGKIKPCLLRNDNLVELITHVRNGESEEKLEEIFINGINKREPFNTE; translated from the coding sequence ATGCTGGAAAACGTTGTAAGAGATAAATATGAAAGACCAATTCTTTCACTGAGAATCACACTGACAAACAGATGTAACGTAAACTGCCTGTACTGCCATCATGACGGCATGGTAAAGTCCAGTGAGGAGATGACAGCTGACGAACTCTACACAATCTGTAAGATTGCCAAAAAAATCGGTGTTCGCAAGATCCGTTTGTCCGGTGGGGAGCCTTTGCTTAAAAAGGACATTGTTGAAATAGTCGAAAAAATCGCAAGCCTTGACTTCAAGGACATTTCCATGACAACCAACGGAATACTTCTTGAAAAATATGCTCAGGACCTGAAGGACGCCGGCCTTGACAGGGTCAATGTCAGCCTGGATACGCTTGACCGTGAAACCTTTGAGTTCATCACCAAAAAGGACTATCTTGAGGATGCCAAGAGAGGAATCCTTAAGGCAGTTGAGGTTGGCCTTTATCCGGTTAAAATCAACATGGTCATCATGAAGGACATAAACCAGAATGAAATCGATGACATGTTCAAGTTCTGTAAGGAAAATGACATTGTTCTCCAGCTGATTGAACTGATTGAAAGTGAAAACTGTGAGGACGACAAGTTCAGTGCCGACTATCATTATAATCTCGATGAAATTGAAAAAGAGTTGGCTGATATAGCTGATGATGTTCGTGAACGTGAATTTATGCAGGGACGTAAAAAATATTACATAGACGGTGGAGAAATCGAGGTAGTCAAGCCTGTCGATAACGCTAAATTTTGCGCAAAATGCTCCAGATTGAGGATAACACCCGATGGAAAAATCAAGCCATGCCTTCTTAGAAACGACAATCTGGTCGAACTCATAACACATGTGAGAAATGGCGAAAGTGAGGAAAAACTTGAGGAAATTTTTATCAACGGAATCAACAAAAGGGAACCTTTCAATACGGAATAA